TGAACTTTTTGAGTCTTGTGACTTGGGCAAAAATAAAGGGATGAAATTTAACGAATTTATCGTTATACTATGCCTTATCTATCTCCTAGGGGGTACTTCAACTTCAAACCATACGGTAAACGACCAAATGTTATTTAATCTATTAAAACTTTATTGAATAATATCTGATTATGAAAGTCCTTGTTTTAAGGCTACAGAAATGGGATCTCGAGAGCTCAAGGCGATATTTGATACGATAATCGAAGCATTTTTATTTCTTGATAAAAATGGTGATGGGAAATTGGATAAGAAGGATATGATCAAAGCTATGAATGATGATTTCCCTAAGGAGAAATCTCCCATTCACATCACCACCACTAGATTCAGTAACATTATGTCCTTAACTACTAGCAAGTTTTAATTCATTTTggttaaatgggtcaaatgggccGGGTTGGATTATATATATAGGGTTAGGTTTAAATGAGACCTAATAAAATTGTGAGAACTTGGAATATTATACATATAAACGCAACAAATCACATATAAATATATTCAAATGTTAAAAACAGAAAAATGCACATGTGAACGTTCACATGTGAACAAATACACATGTACACATGTTAACGAAGAAACTTAAATTTTCGTTTAAAGGCAAATTTTAAGTTTTCTGTAACCAAATTGCGTTTAACCTTAATCATCAATATTCATATATGGTTAAATTTACTTACATGTGAAAAATCTTATAATTTATTAGTTCTTAGAGGTTTTACTTCTCATTTGATTCTTTCACTATATACTGCGTGTTATATAGTGAAACGATCCTGGACAGTTAAACCTAAACAATTAGGCCAAAGTAGAGATGACTTATATGAGTCAAACAGGTCAAAAGTCGCCCAAACTGTTTTCACAATGCAAAACCTCCTAACTTGGTTAATTCAAAATAACTAGTTATGGTTGAAACAAGATTGGTTTTGTGATCATTTTAACACCCTAACTATTTATGAACTCAAAttgaaattgaaaaaaaaaatgtgtttgccAGTACTCAACCTGACCCAATCCAGTTTACCACCTCCATATTGTACATAAAAAAAGGAACTGCATTTATTTGCAAaatcatattattttttttttttctgtttaccaTTCCAATTATGTTTGAATGCAGAAGAAATGGACTGGAACAGGGACGGAAAAGTCGGGTTTCGAGAGTTCCTATTCTCGCTGATCAACTGGGTCGGGTTCGAATCCAACCATGAAGTCCATATCACTCAAACCTGAAAACCACATTTATAAGTTGTAATCTCTTAATGTAACAAGAATATCAAAATGTTATATATACATTACATTACATCAAACTTCATAAAATTGTTACTATATTCATACAAAATACATCAATTTATTGTATTCCTAAAGCTTGAATTCTCCTAACTAACGACAACGATAACGCGTTTCTTTCTCTCCATTCTTCCGGTTTCTCCTTTTTTTGCGCTATCGACGTAAGAAGTTTATCATGCCCATATATTATGCTCATAACCTGACACATGCTTGGTCTTGAACCCGGGTCAGATCGTGTGCACGCTATGGCTAACTTGATCAACCTAACCAATTCCTTATGATCATACGCACCATCTAGTCTAGGATCCACCAATTCTTCATAGTCCCTTTTCATAGTCTCGAATTCATGCACTCTTTTCACTAATAACACATCCGACCGTCTAAAATCAACTGCCATTTGCCCTGTCACCACCTCGAGTACCACCACACCGAAGCTATAAACATCCGCCATCGCCGTTGCTTCTCCCGATTCCATATATTCGGGCGCCATATACCCGAAAATCCCACGTACCGAATTTTTTTTGCTGACGTCAACATGATGGTCATGTTCGTTTCTCGTTAGAAATTCGGCTAGAGCGAATGAGCCGAGCCTAGGGCTCATATCGGGCTCGATCCCAATAGCCGACGACGTTATGTTTCTATGGATCACCTGTTCTTCCCATTCGTTATGAAGATATTCAACCGCACCCGCAAGTGACTTCAAGATATTGTATCTATGAACCCATTGAATCACCGAATCTGATTTTCGGTGGTGGTTCAGGAGCCGACTTAGCACACGGTTAGCCGAATATCGGTACACCACGAGCATCTCACCTTGCTCGGTGCACCAACCGTGTAGCTGTACTAGGTTCCTATGATTGAGTCGACCTAAGTTCGAGAGCTCGTTTGAAAACCGGACCCGTAATGCTGGGCACGTTTTCATCTCGAGCCGCTTTACAACGATGTCTTGGTTATCGATCACACCGTAATATGCAGTTCCGAAATCGAGCTCTGCTAGCCGATTTTCATCCGAGAAATCATCAGTTGCTGCAATGATCTcgttgtacgttatcacacgtggcgGTTGAACTATCGGGAATGTTTTGGACTGGCGACGGCTCAAACGTGTGGTCGAGATCAAACTCGAGATCATGCTCGAGATCGTATCATCTTCGGGACCCGTTGTTACATACAAACTTTCACCCTTTGCGGTGAAAAAGATCGTGGGCCCCACAGATTCGGTGGTTGTGCTCGTGTCATTGGTGGTTGACGATGGTGTAGTGGTGGTACTACTACTAACCAGTGGAGATATCGCTATGTACCGAGGGAGCATTTTGAACGATGGAAGATCGGGGAGCTTTTCGTGGGTATTACCCAAAAGTGAGCCGAGGATCCATTTCATATCGGGTCGTGCCCGCGGGTCATTGACAGTTGAAAGCAACCCGATTCGAATCAAACGCTCCATATCATGAACTATATACGATCCGTCTTTCAAACGACGATCAGCTCCTTTGATAAGAA
This genomic stretch from Rutidosis leptorrhynchoides isolate AG116_Rl617_1_P2 chromosome 11, CSIRO_AGI_Rlap_v1, whole genome shotgun sequence harbors:
- the LOC139876346 gene encoding probable calcium-binding protein CML22, giving the protein MLGCCNSTNGYAKLDSELERKLMEVKQRSKPGNSSIRSINSIILKFPLFRTGFEEIRGVFRQFDADSNGAIDHMELAKCLQKLQFNCTEQEINELFESCDLGKNKGMKFNEFIVILCLIYLLGGTSTSNHTATEMGSRELKAIFDTIIEAFLFLDKNGDGKLDKKDMIKAMNDDFPKEKSPIHITTTRFKEMDWNRDGKVGFREFLFSLINWVGFESNHEVHITQT
- the LOC139876345 gene encoding receptor like protein kinase S.2-like, yielding MNHLRQLCFILPPDHNDKPNQPEPNSHKHHSSCVCGGLHIHTPKILKQAIRRLYNTPPFALWKHRTPSGVFHDTEGVQFPNEKIFSGHSPKIFSYSELYIGTKAFSSNEILGSGGFGRVYRAVLPSDGTIVAVKCLIETGESFEKSFAAELAAVANLRHRNLVPLRGWCVHDDQLLLVYDYMSNRSLDRVLFRKKGMVLGWDMRVDIVMGLARALFYLHEQLEGQIIHRDVKTSNVMLDSKFNARLGDFGLARWVEHEIKSIMGPTITTKAKYGVDNSTMTRIGGTIGYLSPETFNKGSVVTAKSDVFSFGIVLLEIVTGRKAVDLTFPDEKIVLLDWIRELADEKILIKGADRRLKDGSYIVHDMERLIRIGLLSTVNDPRARPDMKWILGSLLGNTHEKLPDLPSFKMLPRYIAISPLVSSSTTTTPSSTTNDTSTTTESVGPTIFFTAKGESLYVTTGPEDDTISSMISSLISTTRLSRRQSKTFPIVQPPRVITYNEIIAATDDFSDENRLAELDFGTAYYGVIDNQDIVVKRLEMKTCPALRVRFSNELSNLGRLNHRNLVQLHGWCTEQGEMLVVYRYSANRVLSRLLNHHRKSDSVIQWVHRYNILKSLAGAVEYLHNEWEEQVIHRNITSSAIGIEPDMSPRLGSFALAEFLTRNEHDHHVDVSKKNSVRGIFGYMAPEYMESGEATAMADVYSFGVVVLEVVTGQMAVDFRRSDVLLVKRVHEFETMKRDYEELVDPRLDGAYDHKELVRLIKLAIACTRSDPGSRPSMCQVMSIIYGHDKLLTSIAQKKEKPEEWRERNALSLSLVRRIQALGIQ